AATTGCCTAACGAGCTGGATGAAGCAGCCCGCGTAGAAGGAGCCTCGCGCCTGCATATTCTGTCACGAATCTACGTTCCGCTGTCTCGCCCGATTTACGTGTCATTTGCTATCGTGTCCGTCAGCTTTCATTGGAACGATTTTTTATGGCCGCTCATCGTAACCAATTCAGAGGAAAATCGTTTATTAACCGTGGGTTTAGCCATGTTCGCGAAGTCCACCGAGTCGGGTGCGCAATGGTCTGACGTGTGCGCGGCGACTCTGATTGTTTCGGCACCTCTTATGATAGGTTTTTTATTGTTCCAGAGGCAGGTTATCGGTAGTTTTATGAATTCTGGAATTAAAGGTTAGGGGGAAGATTAACATGAAGTTAGCCATTATTGGGGATTTACACTACCCGGACGAACTGACAAATTGCAAACCATCGATTGAAGAAGCACGCGATGCTTACTACGGGCACTTTATGGACATGTTCTTGTCCATCAATGCTGATTATCATATCTCAGTGGGGGATATGGCTCATGCAGGAGAATTTACCGAATTCAATTATATTATGAGGAAAATCGAAAGCAGCAAGCTTCTTGGTCGTTTCCTTCACGTTCTAGGCAATCATGATACGTACACCTACCCGAAAAAAGACATTCTTTCTATAACTCGGCAACAGCGATACGGAGTCATCGAGGAGCCGAATGCCATAATCCTGCTGCTGGATACTGCGCGTGAAAACCGTGATGATTGGAGCGGAACGATCGATGAAGAACAGTTGGTCTGGCTTGAAATGCAAATGAGCCGGAAAACGGATAAGCCGCTGTTCGTATTCGGCCATCACCCTCCACATGGGACGACGGCTAGATCAACCGAGCCAATGATGTCCCTTGACCCGACCTTAGACATTTGGCCGTTACTCGAACAGTGGCAGGGAATCGGATTCTATTTCAACGGTCATAATCACATTCATTCCATCTTCAGGAAAGAGAATTGGAATTTCATCCAAACAGCAGCCGTGCCGGATGTTCCCGCTGTTCGAATCGTTACCGTTCTTGACAATGAAGTCAGGTTGGAAACGGTTAGCATGGCAAGCGAGGAATTGACCGAATGGGCGTCTGTCTTTACCGGCAACATGTTTGATTATGAGAAGTACCCGAATGCAGAAGGGGATCAGGCAGAAGTCGAGCTAATCGTCAGCCGCTTGCACACGGAAAGAAAGCGGGTGGAACACAAGTGATTCGTCAGCCTGTGCGGTTAGCTATCGTTGGTGGTAATCGGGGAGCAAGCTTTATGAATGCTCTTTACTCTCTTTCGGATCGGATTCAACTGAGCGCGACCTGTGATTTGAACGAGTGGGTGCTCAATCAATGGAAGGAGAAATTTCCGGAAATCCGAACTTACCGAGATTATCAAGAAATGCTTAAGGATTCGTCCATTGACGCGGTATTTATATTAAGCCCCATGCATCTGCATGCAAGGCAGTCCATCGATGCGTTAAAAGCTGGGAAACATGTCCTGAGCGAAGTCATTGCTATCCAATCGTTAGAGGAAGCCTGGGAGCTTATAGAGACGGTAGAACAAACAGGACTGAAATATATGATGTCCGAAAATTATTGCTTCTCGCGCTCGAACCTGACGATCAAACATATTGCAGATCAAGGGATGTTCGGAGAAATTACTTATTTGGAGGGCGGTTATATCCACGATTTGCGTCACTTGACCCACCATCCGGACGGTTCCCTTACTTGGCGAGGGCAATTGCATCAACAATATAACGGCATCAATTATCCGACTCATTCCATAGGTCCGGTTGCGCAATGGATCAATCTGAACAAGCCGGGCGGAGACCGACTGGAAAGCGTGTCCACCTTTGTTTCCAAATCAAGATCCTTACAGCATTACTTCGGCGAGCATTACGGCAAAGATCACCCAGCAGCACGGAAGGGCTTCTGGCGGCAGGGAGATAGTGCGGTAGCGGTCATACAAACGGAGAAGGGAGTGCTGATTGAACTGCGTGTCGATTGGACTTCCGTAAGGCCGCACAATAAAACGCATTACTTGCTGCAGGGAACCGAGGGGGCGTATATTACGGGCCGCCATCAGCAGGAAGACGATTTGATATGGTTCAAAAATCGCTCGCCTAAAAACATAGAAGACGGGTCGGATATGTGGGAACCTTTGCGGAGCTATCAGCCCTTGTATGATCATCCGACATGGAAGGAATGGGGTAAATACGCTGCCGAGACGAAACATGGCGGGGGTGATTTTCTCGTGCTGGAGGAATTTATTTCGGCTATTCAGGAAGATCGAACTCCCTCGGTGGACGTGTATGATGCAGTGACTTGGAGCTCTGTTTTCTCCTTGTCGATGGAATCGGTCGAAGCAGGCGGTAAAGCGATATCATTTCCTGACTTCAAAGCGAAAGAGAGGAAATGACGATGGACCAGGCCCTTTCCAAACTCATTATGAAGAAAGAAATGCTGTCCGACTTGCCTGTATTTCATTGTCCGTTAGGGTACCGATTTCGTCATTTCCAGCCGGGAGACGAACGAAACTGGGAGGATCTCATTCGGCATTCTTTTACAAGGGAAGTGAAATTTGCTCATAAAATCGGAGATCAGGTACCGTGTTATTCCGATCGCGTTTTGTTCATCTGCCGAGGGGAACAGCCTGTTGCGACAGCTACGGCTTGGGAAACGGGTAGTGGCAACAACAAGAACTGGTACTTGCATATGGTAGGTGTGCTTCCAGAATACTCGGGCAAAGGTCTTGGTTTTGCTGCGAGCCTTGCGGCTTTGCAAAAGATAAGAGAAGCGGGTGGGGAAACGGCATTTCTGGAAACAGACGATTTCAGACGGCCTGCGATCCGGATTTATTTGAAATTAGGATTTCAACCTCTGCACATAGACGAGAGTCATCCTGGAAGGTGGAAGCAGATCCTTCAACAGGACAGGATTTAATTGAAGAGCAGCCGTACTTCTTAACTGGGAGGAAACGCTGAATTATCGTAATGCCTTTGAAAAAGAATGGATGTATCTTGCAGGAATAAAAGATGGCATGAAATGTCTTAAGGAGATTCAGGATTTTACATCAAATTGAAGATAAAGAGCGGAAGAGTTAAGCATTGGTGCTTACCTTCCGCTCTTTATTTTGTGTTCAGGATTTAAGTTTATCGTACT
The nucleotide sequence above comes from Paenibacillus sp. IHBB 10380. Encoded proteins:
- a CDS encoding GNAT family N-acetyltransferase — its product is MDQALSKLIMKKEMLSDLPVFHCPLGYRFRHFQPGDERNWEDLIRHSFTREVKFAHKIGDQVPCYSDRVLFICRGEQPVATATAWETGSGNNKNWYLHMVGVLPEYSGKGLGFAASLAALQKIREAGGETAFLETDDFRRPAIRIYLKLGFQPLHIDESHPGRWKQILQQDRI
- a CDS encoding Gfo/Idh/MocA family protein, with the translated sequence MRLAIVGGNRGASFMNALYSLSDRIQLSATCDLNEWVLNQWKEKFPEIRTYRDYQEMLKDSSIDAVFILSPMHLHARQSIDALKAGKHVLSEVIAIQSLEEAWELIETVEQTGLKYMMSENYCFSRSNLTIKHIADQGMFGEITYLEGGYIHDLRHLTHHPDGSLTWRGQLHQQYNGINYPTHSIGPVAQWINLNKPGGDRLESVSTFVSKSRSLQHYFGEHYGKDHPAARKGFWRQGDSAVAVIQTEKGVLIELRVDWTSVRPHNKTHYLLQGTEGAYITGRHQQEDDLIWFKNRSPKNIEDGSDMWEPLRSYQPLYDHPTWKEWGKYAAETKHGGGDFLVLEEFISAIQEDRTPSVDVYDAVTWSSVFSLSMESVEAGGKAISFPDFKAKERK
- a CDS encoding metallophosphoesterase family protein — encoded protein: MKLAIIGDLHYPDELTNCKPSIEEARDAYYGHFMDMFLSINADYHISVGDMAHAGEFTEFNYIMRKIESSKLLGRFLHVLGNHDTYTYPKKDILSITRQQRYGVIEEPNAIILLLDTARENRDDWSGTIDEEQLVWLEMQMSRKTDKPLFVFGHHPPHGTTARSTEPMMSLDPTLDIWPLLEQWQGIGFYFNGHNHIHSIFRKENWNFIQTAAVPDVPAVRIVTVLDNEVRLETVSMASEELTEWASVFTGNMFDYEKYPNAEGDQAEVELIVSRLHTERKRVEHK